In a genomic window of Littorina saxatilis isolate snail1 linkage group LG6, US_GU_Lsax_2.0, whole genome shotgun sequence:
- the LOC138969198 gene encoding uncharacterized protein yields MDARDQLELAAWDEDDAEDDFVVFALLDQPERRAYEGQFALDHFTAIECEDLFRFSAEEIRRLCALLGMQRTMQAPNGMNNQGTKASVCRQRVFLSAHTSVPSGH; encoded by the exons ATGGATGCCAGGGACCAACTTGAGCTTGCGGCGTGGGACGAGGATGACGCAGAAGATGATTTTGTTGTCTTCGCACTTCTTGATCAG CCAGAAAGAAGGGCCTATGAGGGTCAGTTCGCCCTTGATCACTTCACAGCCATCGAATGTGAGGACTTATTTCGCTTCAGCGCGGAAGAGATTCGGAGACTGTGCGCCCTTCTGGGAATGCAGAGGACTATGCAGGCGCCTAATGGAATGAACAATCAAGGAACCAAGGCCAGTG TTTGCAGGCAGAGGGTCTTCTTGTCTGCTCATACCTCGGTACCAAGCGGCCACTAA